One stretch of Erpetoichthys calabaricus chromosome 14, fErpCal1.3, whole genome shotgun sequence DNA includes these proteins:
- the LOC114665167 gene encoding salivary glue protein Sgs-3-like: MRQALVAFLIMLVCTRTLVAAVNDAKENSTTVKSSTTSEGLRSEMKPDITARTERKMTNENNKVSSEKLTSGEITPSHSTETTGGNAQRETTTHKATETTTTTENKIIATNHSHTTEKTATTHLANPTSKTTGEKTTKETATHKASETTAHENKPVVTNHTTTTEKSTTLEKTATTHLVKPTSHMTGETTTKETTTHKPTETTVTENKHTTTTGTEKPTTLDKTATTHLVKSTSKERTTHKANETTTTTKNKPTTTKEHTTTVHKITTTQKTTFTPPTNGDKTTKESTTKTETNSDKITSSSKTTLKNLTESTSKTSEGTATTKNKESLTTTHSGNNNPVMSSKFILLGALVFIFSSHLLL; the protein is encoded by the coding sequence gctgctgtgaatgATGCAAAGGAAAACAGTACTACAGTAAAATCCTCCACTACCTCCGAAGGACTCAGAAGTGAAATGAAACCAGATATAACAGCCCGAACTgagagaaaaatgacaaatgaaaacaataaggtGTCTTCTGAGAAATTGACTTCTGGGGAAATTACTCCTTCACACTCAACTGAAACAACTGGAGGAAATGCACAAAGGGAAACAACAACCCACAAGGCCACTGAAACGACaacaacaactgaaaacaaaatcattgCCACAAATCACTCTCACACAACTGAGAAAACAGCCACCACGCACTTGGCAAATCCCACTTCTAAAACAACTGGGGAGAAAACAACAAAGGAAACTGCAACCCACAAGGCATCTGAAACAACAGCACATGAAAACAAACCCGTTGTTACAAATCACACTACTACTACGGAGAAATCCACCACTCTTGAGAAAACAGCCACCACACACTTGGTAAAACCCACTTCTCACATGACTGGAGAGACAACAACAAAGGAAACAACCACCCACAAGCCCACCGAAACAACagtgactgaaaacaaacacactaCTACCACTGGTACTGAGAAACCCACCActcttgacaaaacagccaccaCACACTTGGTAAAATCCACTTCTAAGGAGAGAACAACTCACAAGGCTAATGAAACAACAACTACAACTAAAAACAAACCCACTACTACAAAAGAACACACAACCACTGTTCACAAAATTACCACCACTCAGAAAACAACCTTTACACCTCCGACAAATGGAGACAAGACGACAAAAGAGTCAACAACAAAAACTGAAACCAATAGTGATAAAATCACCAGCTCTTCTAAAACAACTCTGAAAAACTTGACAGAATCCACCTCTAAGACAAGTGAAGGGACGGCGACAACCAAGAATAAAGAATCTCTCACAACCACCCACAGTGGAAACAACAACCCAGTCATGTCGTCAAAGTTCATCCTGCTAGGAGCCTTAGTTTTCATCTTCTCCAGTCACTTGCTCTTATAA